The Saccharomycodes ludwigii strain NBRC 1722 chromosome II, whole genome shotgun sequence genome window below encodes:
- the SCJ1 gene encoding Scj1p (similar to Saccharomyces cerevisiae YMR214W | SCJ1 | Saccharomyces cerevisiae DnaJ), with amino-acid sequence MKLSLILLSIFLFFSIPLTFADQIDYYEVLGISKTASDKDIKSAYRKLSKQYHPDKNSGDEEAHHKFIEIGEAYEILIDSEKRQLYDQYGSDALKNGGGPSNANPFGRVRRGQDSAVDLDLTLKQYYNGDSLTVPLDLRDICDLCHGQGGEREHCSTCQGRGVITQIFQQGPFRQQIQTTCPSCHGQGSQLKKKCKKCQGEQVIVKNKSFNIEIPAGVPRDYKYVVRGKAERMPGTEPGDLYFLFHEKPQGNMGYRRRGDNLFRTEYVSLRESLKGNWSRSLAFFDEDDNILTIGRETGVTIFEGEVEIINGKGMPKQDGGYGDLYIDYHVIIPNKPSSLFKDKELSSMFLDEL; translated from the coding sequence ATGAAATTATcgttgatattattatctatatttttatttttttccattccATTAACCTTTGCTGATCAAATAGACTATTATGAAGTCTTGGGAATATCTAAAACAGCATCAGATAAAGATATAAAGTCTGCATACAGAAAATTATCCAAACAATATCATCCAGACAAGAACTCGGGTGATGAAGAGGCACAtcataaatttattgaaatagGTGAAGCATATGAAATCTTAATTGATTCAGAGAAAAGACAATTATATGATCAATACGGTTCCGACGCCTTGAAAAACGGCGGTGGGCCAAGTAATGCCAATCCATTTGGTCGTGTCAGACGTGGTCAAGATAGTGCGGTTGATCTTGACTTGACTTTGAAACAATACTACAACGGTGACTCTCTTACAGTTCCATTAGATCTAAGAGATATATGTGACTTATGTCATGGTCAAGGTGGTGAAAGAGAACATTGTTCTACTTGTCAAGGTAGAGGCGTAATCACTCAAATCTTCCAGCAAGGTCCGTTCAGACAACAAATACAGACTACGTGCCCATCATGCCATGGTCAAGGAtctcaattaaaaaagaagtgTAAAAAATGTCAAGGAGAACAAgttattgttaaaaataagtcGTTCAATATAGAAATACCAGCTGGTGTGCCACGtgattataaatatgtTGTACGTGGAAAGGCGGAAAGAATGCCAGGGACTGAACCTGGGGATCTATACTTTCTTTTCCATGAAAAACCGCAAGGAAATATGGGATACAGAAGAAGAGGTGATAATTTGTTTAGAACAGAATATGTTAGCTTAAGAGAATCGTTAAAAGGGAATTGGTCCAGATCTCTAGCGTTTTTcgatgaagatgataatattttgacAATAGGTAGAGAAACCGGTGTTACGATATTTGAAGGTGAGGTGGAAATCATAAATGGGAAGGGCATGCCTAAACAAGATGGTGGGTATGGTGATTTATACATAGATTACCATGTTATTATACCAAACAAGCCTTCATCATTGTTCAAGGATAAGGAGTTATCATCCATGTTCCTAGACGAGTTGTAa
- the GUA1 gene encoding GMP synthase (glutamine-hydrolyzing) (similar to Saccharomyces cerevisiae YMR217W | GUA1 | GUanine Auxotroph), whose amino-acid sequence MSENKAASSTSVAEVSKVFDTILVLDFGSQYSHLITRRLREFNVYAEMLPCTQKISELTWKPKGVILSGGPYSVYAEGAPHVDHDVFKLDVPILGICYGMQELAWINGKNVARGEKREYGPATLHVVDKSSPLFEGVDNSIVWMSHGDKLNGLPTGFKTIATSNNSPYCGIASETKPIYGIQFHPEVTHSAKGKILLKNFAINICKASQNWTMENFIDTEINRIRTIVGPTAEVIGAVSGGVDSTVAAKLMKEAIGNRFHAIMVDNGVLRMNEAENVKKNLGEGLGINLTVIDASEEFLTKLKGVTDPEKKRKIIGNTFIHVFEREAERIKPKDGDEIEFLLQGTLYPDVIESISFKGPSQTIKTHHNVGGLLDNMKLKLIEPLRELFKDEVRHLGELLGIPHDLVWRHPFPGPGIAIRVLGEVTKEQVAIARKADYIYIEEIVNAGLYDKISQAFACLLPVKSVGVMGDQRTYEQVIALRAIETTDFMTADWFPFEHGFLKKVASRIVNEVDGVARVTYDITSKPPATVEWE is encoded by the coding sequence ATGAGTGAAAACAAAGCAGCCTCAAGCACCTCCGTTGCTGAAGTTTCCAAAGTTTTTGATACAATTTTAGTCTTAGATTTTGGTTCCCAGTATTCTCATCTAATCACCAGGAGATTAAGAGAATTTAATGTCTACGCTGAGATGTTACCATGTACCCAAAAAATCTCCGAACTAACATGGAAACCAAAGGGTGTCATCCTTTCTGGTGGCCCATATTCCGTCTATGCAGAAGGTGCACCACACGTGGACCACgatgttttcaaattagATGTTCCAATATTGGGGATTTGTTACGGTATGCAAGAGTTAGCCTGGATTAACGGCAAGAATGTTGCTCGTGGTGAAAAGAGAGAATATGGTCCAGCTACTTTACATGTTGTCGATAAATCTTCCCCATTGTTTGAAGGTGTTGATAATTCCATTGTTTGGATGTCACACGGTGATAAATTGAATGGTTTACCAACAGGTTTCAAGACCATTGCTACTTCTAATAACTCTCCATATTGTGGTATTGCTTCTGAGACTAAACCCATCTATGGCATTCAATTTCATCCAGAAGTCACACATAGTGCAAAAGGTAAAATCTtactaaaaaattttgctATCAACATTTGTAAAGCTAGTCAAAACTGGACTATGGAAAACTTTATTGATACTGAAATTAATAGAATTAGAACTATTGTTGGACCAACTGCTGAAGTTATTGGTGCAGTTTCTGGCGGTGTTGATTCTACCGTTGCAGCTAAACTAATGAAGGAAGCCATTGGCAACAGATTCCATGCTATTATGGTTGATAACGGTGTTTTGAGAATGAATGAGGctgaaaatgttaaaaaaaacttgggTGAAGGTTTAGGTATTAATTTAACAGTTATTGATGCTTCTGAAGAATTCTTGACCAAACTAAAGGGTGTTACTGatccagaaaaaaaaagaaagattaTTGGAAACACTTTTATCCATGTTTTTGAAAGAGAAGCTGAAAGAATTAAACCAAAGGATGGCGATGAAATCGAATTTCTATTACAAGGTACCTTATATCCTGATGTTATTGAATCTATTTCCTTCAAGGGACCATCTCAAACTATCAAGACACATCACAACGTTGGCGGTTTGTTAGATAACatgaaattgaaattaattGAACCATTAAGagaattatttaaagaCGAAGTTAGACATTTGGGTGAATTGCTGGGGATTCCTCATGATTTGGTCTGGAGACATCCTTTTCCAGGTCCAGGTATTGCAATTCGTGTTTTAGGTGAGGTTACTAAGGAACAAGTTGCTATTGCCAGAAAGGCAGATTACATCTACATTGAAGAAATCGTTAATGCCGGTTTGTACGATAAAATTTCCCAAGCATTTGCTTGTTTATTACCAGTTAAATCCGTGGGTGTCATGGGTGACCAAAGAACTTATGAGCAAGTTATTGCTTTAAGAGCTATTGAAACCACTGATTTCATGACTGCTGATTGGTTCCCCTTCGAACATggctttttaaaaaaggttGCTTCTAGAATTGTGAATGAAGTTGACGGTGTTGCTAGAGTTACATATGATATTACTTCTAAACCACCAGCTACCGTTGAATGGGAATAA
- the CEF1 gene encoding Cef1p (similar to Saccharomyces cerevisiae YMR213W | CEF1 | CErevisiae homolog of cdc Five) has protein sequence MGAVPIIVKGGAWTQTEDQILKAGVSKYGLHKWNKIASLLTKKTGLQCKNRWEQYLNPQLNFQNFTPEEDSRLLDLIRSLPNQWQTIGDIMKRPVQSCIDRYQLLLDKNNTTDGKHTSVQVGDYNINAESLPAKRKLDDDDNANKEGIEEGEREMIAEAKARILGSQGKKASRKSRERMLEESKRVALLQKRRELKQAGINTTLKKPKKKYDTELDYNAEIPYEHKPLAGRYNTTLEDEKDILNKVKFEKNVNRFGLKEDDEDEFINTKQDINTKDNHSTGNRSASHKQSANVKQIQGLDKAFNEYKKPKLDLPKPGEPSDIYEQIKQNRELLLSKLGKSSVWDINGEVASNDKVSNIHTISSSIKQNLTILRKKINILFQGLPKPENDFQIVAEPDINVSKNDLPDLKCIYNEDEKTFNIQYYENLCKKLIEKEIEAGSNNNYNNSDDDDDEKQVIYDKKVIRQFNEELKLRVDYLQKICFEMGRLFKEQEKDTAVLRDNLETKYYNEYFKYQSERHSIENRIDYYKKLLGK, from the coding sequence ATGGGTGCAGTTCCTATTATAGTCAAGGGTGGTGCATGGACCCAAACTGAAGATCAGATTTTAAAAGCTGGTGTTTCTAAATATGGTTTACATAAGTGGAACAAAATCGCATCTTtattaaccaaaaaaacAGGCTTACAATGTAAGAATAGGTGGGAACAATATTTAAATCCACAACTAAATTTCCAAAACTTTACTCCCGAAGAAGATTCTAGATTATTAGATTTGATAAGGAGTTTACCCAATCAATGGCAAACCATTGGCGATATCATGAAAAGGCCAGTACAATCATGTATTGATAGGTATCAATTGTTattggataaaaataatactactgATGGTAAACATACTTCCGTACAAGTTGgagattataatattaatgccGAGTCACTACCTgcaaaaaggaaattagatgatgatgataatgccAATAAAGAAGGCATAGAAGAAGGTGAAAGAGAAATGATTGCAGAAGCTAAGGCAAGAATATTAGGTTCTCAAGGTAAGAAAGCCAGTAGAAAGTCCAGAGAAAGGATGCTAGAAGAATCCAAAAGAGTTGCCCTATTACAGAAAAGAAGAGAGTTGAAACAGGCGGGCATCAAtacaactttaaaaaaacctaaaaaaaaatatgacaCAGAATTAGACTATAATGCAGAGATACCATATGAACATAAACCGTTGGCAGGAAGATATAATACTACTTTAGAGGATGAgaaagatattttaaacaaagttaagtttgaaaaaaacGTAAATAGGTTTGGTTTAAAAgaggatgatgaagatgagtTCATTAATACAAAACAAGATATTAATACGAAGGATAATCATAGTACTGGTAACAGGAGCGCAAGCCATAAGCAAAGTGCTAATGTGAAACAAATACAAGGTCTAGATAAAGCGTTTAACGAGTACAAAAAACCGAAATTGGATTTACCCAAACCTGGAGAACCAAGTGATATTTATGAGCAAATCAAGCAAAATCGTGAACTATTATTGAGTAAATTAGGTAAGTCATCAGTATGGGATATCAATGGAGAAGTAGCTAGTAACGATAAGGTTTCTAATATTCACACAATTAGCAGTTCCATTAAACAAAACTTGACAATTTTACggaaaaaaatcaatataCTTTTTCAAGGCTTACCAAAACCCGAAAACGATTTCCAAATAGTGGCAGAACCTGATATAAACGTATCGAAAAATGATTTACCTGATTtgaaatgtatatataacgAAGACGAGAAGACATTTAATATACAATACTATGAAAATctttgtaaaaaattaattgaaaaagagATAGAAGCAGGTAGCAATaacaattataataatagtgatgatgatgatgatgaaaaacAAGTGATATACGACAAGAAAGTAATTAGACAGTTTAATGAAGAGTTAAAACTTAGGGTTGATTATTtgcaaaaaatttgttttgaaaTGGGTAGATTATTCAAAGagcaagaaaaagatacaGCTGTACTTAGAGATAATTTAGAAaccaaatattataatgaaTACTTTAAATACCAAAGTGAACGTCACTCCATAGAGAATAGaattgattattataaaaagttACTAGGTAAATGA
- the SKY1 gene encoding serine/threonine protein kinase SKY1 (similar to Saccharomyces cerevisiae YMR216C | SKY1 | SRPK1-like Kinase in Yeast) — protein sequence MNSSFFINLNPPHSSNSTSATSSNTNETYITPPANTKSTPPSPSPQQPIIRPKSALKKKTSLSDSNKCICDLGNSRNVLFTRENMAKRKSPPKSSKLSQALKKKQSQLSSIETSNSDILTSTKSIITSTLLDNEKKVKLSQIQYNSESESDELSGDENFNNFQARLKSSSTDRLVPVNQNIQSMQESHSNVNNIKNNSKHRYDITANKNYSYENRNNDAKQEKEKKEEEGDDDEEEEEEEEDLEPVDEKTEENIKEYKPGGYHPAFIGEYYKKNRYILERKLGWGHFSTVWLAKDTFKNTHVAMKIVRSNNLFSEAAADEIDLLKSVAETNLEIIKMDGKSHPGAKHVMCLLDSFTHSGINGEHICMVFEVLGENLLSLIKKYKHNGIPIIYVKQIAKQLLLALDYLHRECGIIHTDIKPENVLMEIGDVEEIVRMVELQDKERKQQRRANKHPIISDINSCAVKDVENNNINHEHSSSLKKPQQMIPIGRRPRRKTILTSSQPLPSPLSSANFQEMKQKFLGSVKPSTSSSLLDNSNNNNNNNSISSVNHCNQGTNEDNDNNTNYILNATTTTISNNHNSNRGNQDSTSRNDIFNTKNGDTSTTKDSINSNMAAASATSNNTQSTNNCNNRNVTYNTFCERTNKVDVTSKNNNEITKEKNSQQQNDLVESLSSVDLNGTPDPLNKIGNMARQKTRNDNSVSELNNSHLISVKIADMGNGCWVDQHFTNSIQTREYRSPEAIIGYQWGCACDVWSVACMIFELLTGDLLFEPLSGANYRKDDDHVAQIMELIGDFPEDMRKNGKYSKSIFTRDGSLRHIEKLNFWPLYNVFIEKYHYSEREAKEISDFLNPMLIIDPKLRADAGGMVNHPWLKDALGMENSILKDRNLYGTGEDIPGWACQCNKF from the coding sequence ATGAattcttcctttttcatAAATCTAAATCCACCACATAGCAGTAACTCTACTTCTGCCACTAGTTCAAACACTAACGAGACATACATTACTCCTCCCGCTAATACGAAAAGTACGCCACCATCACCATCACCACAACAACCAATTATCCGGCCAAAATCggcattgaaaaaaaaaacgtcTTTATCTGATTCAAACAAGTGTATCTGTGATTTAGGGAACTCTAGAAATGTATTGTTTACCAGAGAAAACATGGCTAAACGGAAGTCACCACCAAAATCATCAAAATTATCTCAAGcgttaaaaaagaaacaaagtCAATTATCTTCAATTGAAACATCAAATTCTGATATTTTAACTAGTACaaaaagtattattaccaGTACTTTATTggataatgaaaaaaaggtaaaattATCGCAAATTCAATACAACAGTGAATCTGAATCGGATGAATTAAGTGGCgatgaaaattttaataattttcaaGCTCGTTTAAAATCCAGTAGCACTGATAGATTGGTTCCtgtaaatcaaaatattcaatCTATGCAAGAAAGCCATTCTAATGTtaataacataaaaaataattcaaaacaCCGTTATGATATCActgcaaataaaaattatagttatgaaaatagaaataatgatgctaaacaagaaaaagaaaaaaaagaggaagaaggagatgatgatgaagaagaagaagaagaagaagaagaccTAGAACCTGTTGATGAAAAAACTGAAGAGAATATCAAAGAATATAAACCAGGTGGCTATCACCCAGCTTTTATCGGAGAATATTATAAGAAAAATCGCTACATTTTGGAACGTAAGTTGGGTTGGGGCCATTTCAGCACAGTTTGGTTAGCTAAAGATacctttaaaaatacacaCGTGGCAATGAAAATTGTCCGTAGCAATAATTTATTCAGTGAAGCTGCTGCAGATgaaattgatttattaaaatctgTTGCAGAAACTAATTtggaaattattaaaatggATGGTAAATCGCATCCTGGAGCCAAGCATGTCATGTGCCTACTAGACTCTTTTACACATAGTGGTATAAATGGCGAACATATCTGTATGGTTTTTGAAGTGTTGGGGGAGAAtcttttatcattaattaaGAAATATAAGCACAATGGTATTCCTATTATTTATGTTAAACAAATAGCCAAACAATTATTGTTAGCTTTGGATTATTTGCATAGAGAATGTGGCATTATTCACACCGATATAAAACCAGAAAACGTGTTAATGGAAATTGGCGATGTAGAAGAGATTGTTAGGATGGTTGAATTGCAAGATAAAGAAAGGAAACAGCAGAGACGAGCCAACAAGCATCCAATTATTTCAGATATTAATAGTTGTGCAGTGAAAGATGtagaaaataacaatattaatcATGAACATTCGtcatcattaaaaaaacccCAACAAATGATTCCCATCGGTAGAAGGCCAAGAAGGAAAACTATTTTAACAAGCTCGCAACCTCTACCATCACCTTTGTCCAGTGCAAACTTTCAGGAAATGAAACAAAAGTTTTTAGGTTCCGTTAAGCCATCAACATCCTCATCACTACTggataatagtaataataacaataataataatagtatcaGTAGTGTTAATCATTGTAACCAGGGCACTAATGAGGataatgacaataatacGAACTATATTCTGAatgctactactactactattagTAACAAtcataatagtaataggGGTAACCAGGATAGCACCAGCCgtaatgatatttttaatacaaaaaatggTGATACTAGCACCACTAAGGACAGTATTAACAGTAATATGGCTGCTGCTTCCGCtactagtaataatacACAATCTACCAACAATTGTAACAATAGAAATGTCACTTACAACACTTTCTGTGAGAGAACTAACAAGGTTGATGTTACCAGtaagaataataacgagataaccaaagaaaaaaattcacaacaacaaaatgaCTTGGTTGAATCACTCTCTAGTGTTGATTTGAACGGTACACCTGACCCTTTAAACAAGATTGGCAATATGGCTAGACAAAAAACAAGGAACGATAATAGCGTTTCCGAATTGAACAATAGCCATTTGATCAGTGTTAAAATTGCAGACATGGGTAATGGATGTTGGGTTGATCAACACTTCACCAATTCAATCCAAACAAGAGAATACAGGTCACCAGAAGCCATCATCGGTTACCAATGGGGGTGTGCTTGCGACGTGTGGTCTGTTGCCTGTATGATTTTTGAACTATTAACCGGCGATTTACTTTTCGAACCTTTATCAGGGGCCAATTATAGGAAAGATGATGATCATGTTGCCCAAATCATGGAACTAATTGGTGATTTCCCCGAGGACATGAGGAAAAACGGTAAATATTCGAAGAGCATTTTCACCAGAGATGGATCGCTAAGGCATATTGAAAAACTTAATTTTTGGCCTCTTTATAAcgtttttattgaaaagtaTCATTACAGCGAAAGGGAAGCTAAAGAAATCAGCGATTTTTTAAACCCAATGTTAATTATTGATCCAAAACTAAGGGCTGATGCTGGCGGTATGGTTAACCATCCATGGTTAAAAGATGCGTTGGGAATGGAAAATAGTATTTTGAAGGATAGAAACTTGTATGGCACCGGAGAAGATATTCCAGGCTGGGCTTGTCAATGCAACAAGTTTTAA
- the GAS3 gene encoding putative 1,3-beta-glucanosyltransferase (similar to Saccharomyces cerevisiae YMR215W | GAS3 | Glycophospholipid-Anchored Surface protein) has translation MHQLLPSNIIAFMLLFSICFFQPSNAAMPIHVNGSRFIQPADSINDPATNKVFFIKGIDYQPGGSSGYNSKSNSDALSNVDICLRDTFAFQQLGINTIRVYALNPDLNHDECMSVLNKAGIYLILDVNGPNYGENLNRADPSNTYNAAYLTRIFKFIEAFKNYPNVLGFFSGNEVINDESNYASVDPAYIRAIQRDMKQYIAKHSNRSIPVGYSAADNTNLRLATYAYLQCNSIDGKLLNRVLQESSSDFFGLNSYQWCSGGGSASWQSSGYAILNSSFSSLLHSPILFSEYGCNSNPPRTFTEVSQGVYNGLINTFSGGLVYEYSEENNNYGMVKINPNDNSIMYKQDFINLKNQFAKVSLPVIYESSINNKNDNVIKCDASLIKSKYDEFGVNDFVIVDQPSNIASLIKNGVKPSNVGTIKKDYIPASTFSYDVIDVTGNTLTPTITYHTENQSDYPSSSFVTNTSSLSKIINSQKLITSFATSNGNATSVSHIIVSSFSSMKTLKNKDRAIKLTTDFGLFGLLAGVFLAFL, from the coding sequence aTGCACCAATTATTACCGTCAAATATAATCGCttttatgttattattttcaatttgcTTTTTCCAACCTTCAAATGCCGCGATGCCTATTCATGTTAATGGTTCAAGGTTTATTCAGCCTGCAGATTCAATAAATGACCCCGCTACCAATAAAGTATTCTTCATCAAGGGTATTGATTATCAACCAGGTGGCTCTTCAGGTTATAATAGTAAATCCAACTCCGATGCTTTGTCAAATGTTGATATATGTTTAAGAGACACATTTGCCTTTCAACAGTTGGgtattaatactattagGGTCTATGCTTTAAATCCAGATCTAAATCATGATGAATGTATGAGTGTTTTGAATAAAGCaggtatttatttaattcttgATGTTAATGGGCCAAACTATGgggaaaatttaaataggGCTGACCCAAGCAACACCTATAATGCTGCTTATTTAACTcgcatttttaaattcattgaagcttttaaaaattaccCAAATGTTTTGGGGTTTTTTTCTGGTAATGAGGTTATTAATGATGAAAGTAATTATGCTTCTGTTGACCCTGCATATATAAGAGCTATTCAAAGAGATATGAAACAATACATTGCAAAGCATAGTAATAGATCTATACCAGTAGGTTATTCAGCTGCTGATAATACAAACTTAAGATTAGCCACATATGCATATTTACAATGTAATTCTATCGATGGCAAGCTGCTCAATAGAGTACTACAAGAAAGTAGTTCCGATTTTTTTGGCCTAAACAGTTACCAATGGTGTTCCGGTGGTGGGTCTGCTTCCTGGCAATCTTCCGGTTATGCCATTCTAAATTCTAGTTTTTCTTCCCTTTTGCATAGCCCAATTTTATTCTCTGAATACGGTTGCAATTCTAATCCACCAAGAACTTTTACTGAGGTTTCCCAGGGTGTTTACAATGGCTTGATTAACACCTTTTCTGGTGGCTTGGTGTATGAATACTCAGAGgagaataataattatggaatggtgaaaataaacccaaatgataatagtattatGTACAAAcaagattttattaatttaaaaaatcaattcGCTAAAGTATCCTTACCGGTAATTTATGAATCTTCgatcaataataaaaatgataatgtGATAAAATGTGATGCATCACTTATAAAATCTAAATATGATGAATTCGGTGTGAATGATTTTGTTATCGTTGACCAACCTTCTAATATCGCatcattaattaaaaatggtgtAAAGCCTAGCAATGTAGGaaccataaaaaaagattacaTTCCTGCTTCTACTTTTAGTTATGATGTTATTGATGTTACTGGAAATACCCTAACCCCTACTATCACTTACCATACTGAAAATCAAAGTGATTATCCGTCATCCTCGTTTGTTACTAACACTTCTTCTCTCTCTAAAATTATAAACTCACAAAAGTTAATCACATCTTTTGCAACTTCTAATGGTAATGCTACTAGTGTAAGTCATATTATTGTATCCTCATTTTCCTCAAtgaaaacattaaaaaataaagatagaGCAATAAAGTTAACTACGGATTTTGGTTTGTTTGGGCTATTAGCTGGAGTTTTTTTGGCTTTTTTATGA
- a CDS encoding uncharacterized protein (similar to Saccharomyces cerevisiae YDR432W | NPL3 | Nuclear Protein Localization) produces the protein MSEELNQKVPPPPPAAATEGSTEMSTVREPQQQQEEQAEEEQAQEEQAQEQQQPEQQQPEQQQTEQQQTEQPPQEQEQQEQPPQEPEQPPQEEKQQQPEQPPQEQQQQEQQQQQQEQQQEQQQEQQQQQQEQQEQQEYGHTEQIQQREQHISESEHEHHQDQAHTIQPLANANEQLSPKNCLYVAGFPREIRARELAPIFEKFGKILRIDIPPPRSIYSRPYAFVQFEHYEDAEKALNELDRNPFEYDPAFLLSVEWAKSEPRQPGMVMPSFRSMPQQHSRFPGGYSQRGGSYGYRGRGGGSRGGFRGGSYRGGYHNGISRGGSYGARGNGYRFNAYGPQSRGARSGGYSSRGGGYSNSRGGSYPYSNENYRGNEYYQQEPYYYNTASSSSAIPPPAHASSNINGSYSSSRNYGGDYNEEMPPARDSEYELQEEQPAPVQPYE, from the coding sequence ATGAGTGAAGAATTAAATCAAAAGGtgccaccaccaccaccagcAGCAGCCACAGAAGGTTCAACCGAAATGAGTACAGTTAGGGAACCtcagcaacaacaagaagaacaagcagaagaagaacaagCACAAGAAGAACAAGCACAAGAACAACAGCAACCAGAACAACAGCAACCAGAACAACAGCAAACAGAACAACAGCAAACAGAACAACCACCACAAGAACAAGAACAGCAAGAACAACCGCCACAAGAACCAGAACAACCACCacaagaagaaaaacaacagcaacCAGAACAGCCACCACAagaacaacagcaacaagaacaacaacaacaacaacaagaacaacaacaagaacagcaacaagaacaacaacaacagcaacaagaacaacaagaacaacAGGAATATGGCCACACAGAACAAATACAACAAAGAGAACAACATATTTCAGAATCAGAACATGAACACCATCAAGACCAGGCCCATACTATTCAACCATTAGCAAACGCTAATGAACAATTGTCACCCAAGAACTGCTTATATGTTGCCGGTTTTCCAAGAGAAATTCGTGCAAGAGAGTTGGCTcctatttttgaaaaattcgGTAAAATCTTAAGAATTGATATTCCGCCTCCAAGAAGTATTTATTCCAGACCATATGCCTTCGTTCAATTTGAACACTATGAAGATGCAGAAAAAGCTCTAAATGAATTAGACAGAAATCCATTTGAATATGACCCAGCCTTTTTATTGAGTGTTGAATGGGCAAAATCTGAACCAAGACAACCTGGTATGGTAATGCCATCATTCCGTTCAATGCCACAACAACATTCACGTTTCCCAGGGGGCTATTCACAAAGGGGCGGTAGTTATGGATATCGTGGCAGAGGAGGTGGATCAAGAGGTGGATTCCGCGGCGGTAGTTATCGTGGTGGATATCATAACGGTATCAGCAGAGGTGGAAGTTACGGTGCTAGGGGTAATGGATATCGTTTTAATGCTTATGGCCCACAATCCAGAGGTGCTAGAAGTGGTGGTTATAGTAGTAGAGGTGGTGGTTACAGCAATAGTCGTGGTGGTAGTTATCCTTATAGTAATGAAAATTATAGGGGAAACGAATACTACCAACAAGAACCATACTATTATAATACCGCTTCATCCTCTTCTGCTATTCCACCCCCTGCACATGCGTCttctaatattaatggATCTTATTCTTCATCGAGAAATTATGGTGGTGATTATAATGAAGAAATGCCACCTGCTAGAGATTCTGAATATGAACTACAAGAAGAACAACCGGCGCCAGTCCAACCATACGAATGA
- the CAF20 gene encoding Caf20p (similar to Saccharomyces cerevisiae YOR276W | CAF20 | Cap Associated Factor), with protein sequence MSIIRYTEEELLTLKPSAVIPTGFDHQEFSRLVAKVTEILALRAEEYERQHPNGSFNRRRSSHHHVRPKIHKNKPKILTDSDGWSTLENNVGGERRKSSIVADDVVKSKVRENIVNETVKIKPNNKNIGSSRPADTRDIIADKQTITFNAFSALESDDEED encoded by the coding sequence ATGTCTATTATAAGATATACTGAAGAagaattattaacattGAAACCATCAGCCGTTATTCCAACTGGATTTGATCACCAAGAATTTAGTCGACTAGTTGCCAAAGTTACTGAAATTTTAGCTTTAAGAGCAGAAGAATATGAAAGACAACATCCTAACGGTTCCTTTAACAGAAGAAGATCTTCTCACCATCATGTCCGTCCAAAGATTCATAAGAATAAACCAAAGATTTTAACTGATTCTGATGGTTGGTCTactttagaaaataatGTTGGTGgggaaagaagaaaaagtagTATTGTTGCTGATGATGTAGTTAAATCAAAAGTCAGAgaaaatattgttaatgAAACCGTTAAGATTAAgccaaataataaaaatattggctCTTCCAGACCTGCTGATACTAGAGATATTATTGCTGACAAACAAACTATTACTTTTAACGCTTTTTCTGCCTTAGAAAGTGATGATGAGGAggattga